Proteins found in one Neomonachus schauinslandi chromosome 1, ASM220157v2, whole genome shotgun sequence genomic segment:
- the CACTIN gene encoding cactin yields the protein MGRDTRSRSRSAGRRGRRQRSGSRSRSRSGSHGRRNRRRRDDEVRRRRRRQSRERRSDSEEERWQRRRRQSPSPLPPRWRSQDRSSQSDSEEERQRGRWARRRRTRSWSPGSSASSSASPDRSQSPREAAAALSQQQSLQERLRLREERKQQEELMKAFETPEEKRARRLAKKEAKERKKREKMGWGEEYMGYTNTDNPFGDNNLLGTFIWNKALEKKGISHLEEKELKERNKRIQEDNRLELQKVKQLRLEREREKAMREQELELLQREKEAEHFKTWEEQEDNFHLQQAKLRSKIRIRDGRAKPIDLLAKYISAEDDDLAVEMHEPYTFLNGLTVADMEDLLEDIQVYMELEQGKNADFWRDMTTITEDEIAKLRKLEASGKGPGERREGVNASVSSDVQSVFKGKTYSQLQVIFQGIEGKIRAGGPNLDMGYWESLLQQLRAHMARARLRERHQDVLRQKLYKLKQEQGVESEPLFPILKQEPPSPGHSLEPEDPVPTPPGPSSEGGSGEPEAEGAAPAEGEADGEAVLMEEDLIQQSLDDYDAGKYSPRLLTAHELPLDAHVLEPDEDLQRLQLSRQQLQVTGDASESAEDIFFRRAKEGMGQDEAQFSVEMPLTGKAYLWADKYRPRKPRFFNRVHTGFEWNKYNQTHYDFDNPPPKIVQGYKFNIFYPDLIDKRSTPEYFLEACADNKDFATLRFHAGPPYEDIAFKIVNREWEYSHRHGFRCQFANGIFQLWFHFKRYRYRR from the exons CGAAGGAGGCAGAGCCCGAGCCCGCTGCCACCACGCTGGCGCTCACAGGACCGGTCCTCTCAGTCCGACTCGGAGGAGGAGCGGCAGCGGGGCCGATGGGCCCGCCGGCGGCGGACACGCTCTTGGTCCCCGGGCTCCTCGGCTTCCAGCTCGGCCTCCCCAGACCGCTCCCAGAGCCCTCGGGAGGCGGCGGCAGCCCTGAGCCAACAGCAGAGCTTGCAGGAGCGGCTGCGGCTGCGGGAGGAGCGGAAGCAGCAGGAGGAGCTGATGAAGGCCTTCGAGACCCCCGAGGAGAAGCGGGCCCGGCGGCTGGCCAAGAAGGAGGCCAAGGAGCGGAAAAAGCGGGAGAAgatgggctggggagaggagtaCATGGGCTACACCAACACCGACAACCCATTCGGCGACAACAACCTCCTGGGCACCTTCATCTGGAACAAG GCCCTGGAAAAGAAGGGCATCAGCCACCTGGAGGAGAAGGAGCTGAAGGAGCGGAACAAGAGAATCCAAGAGGACAATCGCCTGGAGCTGCAGAAG GTGAAGCAGCTGCGGCtggagagggagcgggagaaagCCATGCGGGAGCAGGAGCTGGAGCTGCTGCAGCGGGAGAAGGAGGCGGAGCACTTCAAGACGTGGGAGGAGCAGGAGGACAACTTCCACCTTCAACAGGCCAAGCTGCG CTCCAAGATCCGCATCCGGGATGGGCGAGCCAAGCCCATCGACCTGCTGGCCAAGTACATCAGCGCCGAGGACGATGACCTGGCCGTCGAGATGCACGAACCGTACACCTTCCTCAACGGCCTCACTGTAGCCGACATGGAGGACTTGCTGGAGGACATCCAG GTGTACATGGAGCTGGAACAGGGCAAGAATGCAGACTTCTGGCGGGACATGACCACCATCACGGAGGATGAGATCGCCAAGCTCCGCAAGCTGGAGGCCTCGGGCAAGGGCCCAG GTGAGCGGCGAGAGGGGGTCAACGCCTCAGTCAGCTCTGACGTGCAGTCGGTCTTCAAGGGCAAGACATACAGTCAGCTGCAGGTCATCTTCCAGGGCATCGAGGGCAAAATCCGGGCCGGGGGCCCCAACCTGGACATGGGCTACTGGGAGAGCCTCCTGCAGCAGCTCCGCGCCCACATGGCACGCGCCAG GCTCCGAGAGCGGCACCAGGACGTGCTGCGGCAGAAGCTGTACAAGCTGAAGCAGGAGCAGGGCGTGGAGAGTGAGCCTCTGTTTCCCATCCTCAAGCAGGAGCCCCCGTCCCCTGGCCACAG CCTGGAACCCGAGGACCCAGTGCCCACCCCACCCGGGCCCTCGTCGGAGGGCGGCTCCGGGGAGCCTGAGGCAGAAGGGGCGGCGCCTGCGGAGGGCGAGGCGGATGGGGAGGCTGTGCTCATGGAGGAGGACCTGATCCAGCAGAGCCTGGACGACTACGACGCCGGCAAGTACAGCCCCCGGCTGCTCACGGCCCACGAGCTGCCGCTGGACGCCCACGTGCTAGAGCCGGACGAGGACCTGCAGCGTCTGCAGCTGTCGCGGCAGCAGCTCCAGGTCACAG GTGACGCCAGCGAGAGCGCCGAGGACATCTTCTTCCGGCGGGCCAAGGAGGGCATGGGCCAGGACGAGGCGCAGTTCAGCGTGGAGATGCCGCTGACGGGCAAGGCCTACCTGTGGGCCGACAAGTACCGTCCACGCAAGCCGCGCTTCTTCAACCGCGTGCACACGGGCTTCGAGTGGAACAAGTACAACCAGACGCACTACGACTTCGACAACCCGCCGCCCAAGATCGTGCAGGGCTACAAGTTCAACATCTTCTACCCCGACCTCATCGACAAGCGCTCCACGCCCGAGTACTTCCTGGAGGCGTGTGCCGACAACAAGGACTTCGCCACCCTGCGCTTCCACGCGGGGCCGCCCTACGAGGACATCGCCTTCAAGATCGTCAACCGCGAGTGGGAGTACTCTCACCGCCACGGCTTCCGCTGCCAGTTCGCCAACGGCATCTTCCAGCTCTGGTTCCACTTCAAGCGTTATCGCTACCGCCGGTGA